In Salvelinus namaycush isolate Seneca chromosome 37, SaNama_1.0, whole genome shotgun sequence, the following are encoded in one genomic region:
- the LOC120031131 gene encoding pituitary tumor-transforming gene 1 protein-interacting protein-like produces MRSMLVVVAVACVLVSRAECHTSTTPTPLNSCKAFSTCDSCIQNTKCLWCMTNDTCTDYPVSYILPPPAVCKLSQARWGVCWVNFEALIIAMAVLGGTIIISITVCCCCCCCCKKRQSRPDRDEERFARRKEEIRQRADERKVERKVRHDDIRKKYGLVPDSDHPYSKFENE; encoded by the exons ATGCGCTCAATGCTTGTTGTTGTGGCCGTTGCCTGTGTCCTCGTGAGCCGAGCAGAATGTCACACTAGTACTACGCCAACGCCATTGAATT CTTGCAAAGCCTTCTCAACTTGTGACTCATGCATTCAAAACACAAAG TGCCTGTGGTGCATGACCAACGACACGTGCACAGACTACCCAGTGAGCTACATTCTGCCTCCACCTGCAGTGTGTAAACTGTCACAGGCACGATGGGGAGTGTGTTGGG TGAACTTCGAGGCCCTGATCATCGCCATGGCAGTGTTAGGCGGGACTATCATCATCAGCATCACagtctgttgctgctgctgctgttgctgcaaGAAACGTCAATCAAG GCCAGACAGAGATGAGGAGAGGTTTGCCAGGAGGAAAGAGGAGATCAGACAGCGTGCTGATGAACG gaAGGTGGAGAGGAAGGTGAGGCATGATGACATCCGCAAGAAGTATG GTCTTGTCCCTGACTCTGACCACCCATACAGCAAGTTTGAAAATGAGTAA